The following DNA comes from Ferrimicrobium sp..
GCCGGCGAGCCTAGTGCCGGCGAGCCTAGTGCCGGCGAGCCTAGTGCGGGCGATTCTAGCATCATCGCCCGTCAACCATTAGTTGGAGGTAGTGGATAGGGGTGATCACGCAATCGTCGACCCATTGGACACCGTGGCAGTCTGAAGCGCTCTACCCGGGAGCTGGAACCTTAGTTGTCCTGTGCGAAGAGCGCTGAGATCGATCCACCGTCCATACGTGTGGCTACGCCCATGGTATCAGGGGCTTTCAGCGGATGATCACCCAAAATGCTTGCCCCACAAACGTCGTCCCTTGCCGAGGATTCGGCCAGAGATCAACGTGATCTCAGAAGCGTGATTGTTGGATCCATTCGGTGTCGAGGCTATGTCCCTGGTTGACTCGGAGCGGGGCCATGACGAGCACTGATGCCGAGTCGCTTATACGGATGGTGACGTTCTACTTCTGAGCAGGTGCTCTTCGGAATCTCCAGTGTGGGTCCGATGGACATGATTGGTTCGTGCCCGCCTGAGTAGCGAACATTTTGCAGCCGATTGATGCAGCGTGAGGGTTCGGCAGGGTAAGGAGTACCTCACCATAGCGCTCGCTGGGTACCGGCGTACGATGCAAGACGGTGGCCAAACCATGCCCCAACAGTATCGCTATCGCCAAGAAGACACGCAGTGCGATCCATGATCTCTTGGGGTTGTTGGGCGCGAACAGGTGGCGAAAGCCAAGACGCCCGGGACGACGCGAATGAGCGTTACCCGGATCAAGGGCGCCGGAAACGCGAAATGCCAGAAAAGTTTTTGAAATTCACACAAACGTCACTGCACTGTGATATTGTGACGAGATTAGGTGTAGACGTGCGTGAATGCGCATGTTCTCATCAGTATGGCGTGGTCTGATCCTAGGGGAGATCGGATACGTAGTACGAGGTGTGCCAAGAGGGGGGCGTATGGTTGAGAATCCGGCTGAGATTTTGGATTGCACAGGACTGCAGTGCCCGTTGCCCGTGATAAAAACGTCACAGGCCATTAAAAAGCTGCAACCAGGCGAGGTGCTTGAGCTTCTCGCGACTGATCCTGGGGTGGAGCCGGACATGAATGCGTGGACATCCAGGACAGGTAATGAGCTGTTGGGGATCACCAAAGAAGGCGATGTATTTCATGTCCTACTGAAACGTGGCGGCTAAACCTTAGTCCTTTTCAAATTCGGTTATCGGTAGCTTTGAGTGTTTGTGTCGCACGATCAATGAGGGGGGAGTAAAGATGTGGACCGGTGAGTTCGAGGGGAAAGTGCTCTATGTGCAGACGCACGGTGAGGACGATCCTGGTCGTTGTGCTACCCCATTCTTCTTGGCAGCGTCCGCTGCTGCGATGGAGGTGGAGGTGGGGATCTACTTCACGATGTACGGTCCTCAGCTCCTCAAGAAGACGGTAGTTGACAAGATTGGTCCAAAAGGTGATCGAGGCCAACGCCTCTCCTACTTTGTGAAACAGGCAACGGATCTCGGCGTACGTCTTTGGGTCTGTCAGCCCTCACTCGATCTGAATGATCTCGTGATTGAGGATTTGATCGATGGGGTGGAGATGATCGGTGGTGCCGCGTTCAATGATCTTGCCATGAATGCGGATGCGGTGGTGTCGTTCTAATGCCAGCGACGACCCTCGACCCCTACATGAAGAGAGATCATGTAGCCGGTCATATGGATGTCGAGCGCGAGGAGAAGGAGCGGCTCATCGGGCAGGTCATGGCCGATTCACGCTTTGGGGACTACCTCTATGGTTGCTATGAGTGTGGAATCTGCGTGGCCGCCTGTCCTTCTGCGCGTTTCTACGACTTCTCACCACGCAGGATTGCCCAAGCGGCAGCCCGACGTGATATTGACCTGATGTTCCAGCAGATGCAGGAGGACATCTGGGAATGTTCACAGTGTTTTTCTTGTCTGCGATGCCCTAGGGGCAATAACCCAGGGGGGGTCATAACTATTATGCGTGAAGTTGCGGTCAAGGAAGGTCTCCATTCGGCGAAGGATGCTCTCGCTGGGTACTCCCGAATCATTTACAAGATCATGTCGACAGGAACCCAAGTCTCTCCCGACATGCTCCAACCTGATGCATTTCCCGACTGGGGCCCTGAAGTCAAAGATGTCTCAGAGAACCTCGATCTGTGGCGCAGGATGCTCCCTCCTGAGACGATGCACACCACAACGACCGGCTGGAAGGTGGCTGATCGAACGTTGGTAGAGCTCTACGTCATCTGGCTAGAGACTGGGGCATTGGACATGATTGCACAGGTAGATCAAGGAATTCATATGATTCTTGAGGAAATTATGGAAGAGAAGTTAGAGGAGGAGGGGATAGAGATATGAGTGATGGTGCGGTCTCAGTAATTCTTGGTAAGAAAGAGAAGTTTGAACGGGCTCCAGATCGGCGTTCTGAGGATTTTCATGAGCGGCTCTTCGAGTTGGAGGCGGAGGGAGAGCTTGTCGTACAGAGGATTACCGGCGATTTTGTAGAGGTGCCCACGAAGTATGGGGTCATCAAGAAAATTCAGAAGGCAAACCTCTGGCACCACAAGTCGTGTGGCCAATGCGGTCACATTCCCGGCTACTCTACCTCGATCTTTTGGTTGATGCGTAAGCTCGGCTACGACTATATCGACCCGGAAGATCAAACCTCCTGTACCGCATGGAACTACTATGCGTCGGCGACGTCGAACCAGGCGGCGCAGGCAGCAGTAGCGGTGAGGAATTTTGCGGCGGCCTATGAGACGGGGAACTTCCCGCTCATCCATTGTGGGACCTCGTACGGGCACTATAAGGAGGTTCGGGCGGAGCTGCTCCACGATGGGGCGCTCCGTCAGCAGGTGACCAAGGTGCTCCATCGGCTTGGCAAGCAGTTGGTGTTGCCAGAGGAGATCATTCATTATTCGGAGTGGCTCTATGCGGTGCGTGATGAGATCAGTGCTCGGGCGGTACGAGATGTCTCTGGCATCGCGGTAACGGTTCATCCGGCATGTCATTACTACAAACTTGTCGAAGGCGATGCGATCTTCGATCCAGATGTCTATCACGGTCAGCGAACCGCTGCGGTGAGTGGACTTGTTCTAGCGCTGGGTGCTGATCTACGGAGTTACTCCACCTTCTTCGATTGTTGTGGGTTTGGCTTTCGTCATATCCTCGTGCAGCGCGACTTCACCCGCTCCTTTGCAACGTTGAGGAAGATCGAAGTGATGAAGGAGGAGGCCGACCCTGATGTGGTCCTGACGCACGACACCGGTTGCGTGACGGCGCTGGACAAGAGCCAGTTTGCGGCACAGGCTCATGAGCGCAACGTCGGCGTCCCGGTGATGAGTGAGGCCCAATTCGCTGCGCTAGCGATGGGTGCGCACCCGTTCAAAGTGGCGCAGTTGCATTGGCACTCGACCAACTATCGGCCATTGCTGGAGAAGATGGGCATTGACTGGGAGGCGGCTTGGGCTGAGTTTCAAGAGGATGCCAAGCGGCTAAAGAGTGGGGGACAAGAGTTTCTCACCTGGGCAGATGTTGACGCATAGAGAGCGGGCAGGAGAATATGCAAGAACGATTGGTCGTCATAGGTGGTGGTCCAGCGGGGATCTCGGCAGCGATCGCCGCGGCCGAGCTGGGAGCACCAGTGACCGTCATAGAAAAAAATGCGTATCTTGGTGGACGTCCGATTGAGGAGAACTATGCGTCACTGACGCCGTACCTTGAGAGCGCAGAGGAGGTGATGGGCAGGCTCATCGATCAACTGACCTCCTTCGAGAATGTCGAGATTCGCACGAGCTCCAAGGTGGTCGGGGCATCGCGAGATCATGCTCCCTTTGAGCTCGACGTCCTCACGGGTAGTGCGACCTCTAAGATTCAAGCTGGTTCCGTCGTCATCGCCACTGGGTTCACCCATTTTGATCCCGGCCGTGAGACACAGCTCTATGGCTACTACGAGTTCCCCGACGTCATTGCACTCCAGGATCTTGAGGCGATGTTGAAGGAGGGTTCGGTGACGCGACCCTCCAATGGAGAGACTCCGCAACGGATCTGTTTTGTCCAGTGCGTAGGTTCGCGTGATCGACAGATTGGGAACGAGTACTGTTCAAAGGTCTGCTGCGGCGTCGCCTCAAAGGAGGCTACGGAGATCAAGTTGTTGATTCCCTCGGCTGAGGTCTTTATCTTCTACATCGACATGCGCATGTATGGGTATTGGGAAAACCAGATCTACTGGCCTGCCCAAGAAAAGCATCACGTTCAGTATGTGAAGGGAATCATCACTGAGGTGCTCCCCAAGGATGGCAAGCTACTTGTGAGAGGCGAGGATACCACGATGGGCCGCCCAATGGAGGTTCTGATGGATCTTGTCGTGCTCTCCGTCGGCATGGAGGCCTCCCCAGGAACGCGTCAGATGGCAGCACTCCTTGGCGTTAAGCAGAATAAGTACGGGTTCATTGAGGCGGCGCACTCTCCACTTGACACAGTGTCAACGTCGGTAGCTGGGATCTATGCGGTGGGGGCCGCCCTCGGGCCGAGTGATTTAGAAGATTGCGCCTCCAGTGGTGGTTTGGCGGCCGCGAAGGCGGTTCGAGACCTCCATGCCTTGGCCTAGGCGGTACTAGATGATGACCCAGACCCAACTGGCCGATCTCGAGGCCGCACAGGAGTTTTCGACGGCGATTTCATACCAGGTAGCGAAGTCCACCCAAGTGGTATTGGTGGAGAAGTTGACCCAACGCAGGCAGACAGCGGTTGGCCTGATCGATCGGCTGGAAGAGGGTCGAGAGATCCTCTCGCAATTGTGCGGATTGATCTTTGGCGTGCGCCGTCATCGTAGGGAACTCCTTGCCCAAGCGGACCTTGAGGTGCTCATCGAGGGAGTGATACTCGCCAAGAACGGGGAAGACCCGCTCGTGGTCTTTGACACGATTGTTGGGTGTGGTTACGAGGACCAGGGACTTCTGCGAGATTTGGCCTCTGAAGTGCTCCATATCGTCGACCCGTGGGCGCATCCGCTGTGGCGTCGGTGGGTCCTCGATCCGGATCAGGAGACGGGTGCGCTTGCGCTTCTAGTCGAGGATCCAATTGCGTTATACGGGATCGATGATGCCACGACGTACGCGCAGGTACGATTCGCCTTCGATTATCTCAGCCAAACCCTGAGTGCGGCCTCCCTCCTGCCGGTATCGGCCGAACAGAGTCCTTACGGTCTTGATGTCTTCCTTGCCGGCGTCTATGGGGTGTATTCATCCACGGTGATCAAGATGCGTATGACCAAGGAGTTCAACAGCCTCCTTCCTGATCTGGGGGAGTTTATGGGACGTATTCTCGGGGTGAAGGGAGAGGTTGATGCCAATAGGGGGCAATAAGCAACCTGCCGGAGTGTCCGAATTAGACGAAGCGATTGTCACGTCGTCACTCTCTGGAAGAGAGTGGGACGTTTCAGGTTCTTCGTCAAGGATGCTCCATTCGCGGGTACTGACCGACTACAGCGCGGCTGGCTTTGCAAAGATTGCTGCGCTCGAGGGTGGTAACTCTCTCGAATACTGCTTTGGCTGTGGTAAGTGTGTTCCGGTTTGTCCGGTCGACCTGGTATCGGAGTATGGTCCCCGCAAGATTCACCGGGCCGTCCAAACGGGCTTTGATCTTTTCAAATCTGATGAGCTTTGGAAGTGTACCACCTGCGGCAACTGCCTTCGTGTCTGCCCCAAAGAGGTCAACATGATCGAGGTCATGCCGGCCGTACGTGAGGTCGCGATGGTCGAGGGGACCATCCCAGACGAACTCCAACAGGTGATGGAGAAGACGTTCCGTTATGGAAATGCGCTAGGTGAAAATCCGCGTCGACGACACGCCTGGACCAAGGGTGCTGGAGTCGAGGTACGCGTGTTGGCGAATGACCCAAGTCCCGTTGACGTGTTGTTCTATGTGGAGGACTACTGGAGCTATCATCCCAGGGGCCAACAGGCCGCGCAAGCCTTTGCACGCATCATGAGCAGCCTGAATGTCGACTTTGCGATCTTAGGCGCTGAGGAGAAGACGTTGGGTGACTCGCAGCGACTGGCTGGCGAGAAGGGTCTCTTTGAGTCCTTGATGGAGGAGGTGGTCGATGTGCTAGCGAAGTATCAGTTCAATCGCATCGTCACCCCAGATCCACATGGGTTCAATGCGTTGAAGAAGATCTATCCAAAGTATGGACACACCTTCGAGGCCTTTCACTACTCGCAGCTGTTGGCTCCCCTGCTTGACCAGATTGACTTTGCGGGAAGTCTTGATGCCACCGTTACCTTCCATGATCCGTGTTATCTAGGACGGCACAATGGGGAGTATGAGGCCCCGCGCAAGATCATCGAGGCGATACCAGGCGTCAAACTACTCGAGATGGGAAGGTGCCGGGAGAACTCGTACTGCTGTGGCGGAGGAGGAGGTGGCATGTGGCTCGATGGGTTCAATTCCAATCAGCTCTCGGAGCGACTCTCCGAACGACGAGTGAGGGAGGCGGCGGCGACCGGTGCCGACATTCTTGCGGTCGCATGTCCCTATGAGGTATCGAGATTCGAGGATGCGGCAAAGTCGACGGGAAATGAGGGACTACGGGTGATGGATATCGCCGAGATGGTGGATATCGCGATGCGAGGAGAGGATTGGAGGAGTTGATATGCGAATCGTTGTTGCTATGCGGCAGTTGGCGGACCTTGTCGAGGAGCTAGAGGTCAGTGATGACGGAACCGATATCGATCGTGAGTTCGTCAAGTTCATCTCCAATGAGTGGGATGAGGCTGCCCTGGAGGAGGCGCTGACGTTGAAGGATGAGTTGGGGGCGACGGTGACCGTCGTTGCCCTCGATGAACCAGACGTTGACCAAACGCTATATGCGGCGTTGGCCAAGGGGGCTGATCGAGTGGTTAAGTTAACCGGGCATGACCCAGATACCTGGGTACGCTCGCGCGAACGTGCTCAACGTCTTGCCTCCTTCCTCACTGGCGAGTCGTTTGATCTCGTACTCACCGGGGTGCAGGCTGCCGATGACTTAGATGGTCAACTTGCAGGTATCCTTGGGTCATTGCTGGAGCTTCCTCACGCAGCGGTGGTGGTCGGTGTCGAGGGGTCTGACTCCAAGGTCAGGGTGACCCAGGAGCTAGGAGGCGGACTCCTGGGGGTGAGCGAACTCGATCTACCAGCGGTGCTTGGCATCCAGGCGGCGAAGCAGGCGCCAAGGTATGCGCCCATCTCAAGGATTCGCCAGGCGATGCAGACGGGCGAGATCGGTGAGCACGAGGTCGAACTCAGTGATTCGGCAGTCCAGGTCAAGGTTCGTCGGCTCTATCCGCCTGAGTCGACTGGAGCTGGCGCGACCATGCTCAAGGGTTCCCCGAAGGAAGTGGCGGCAGAGATTATTGAGATCATCAAGTCCAAGGGTCTTGTGTAGCCCGGAGGCATGAAAGGAAGTTCCGATGTCGGTTGATGTGTTGGTGATAGCTGAGGCGGTGGCGGGGGAAGTCCTGGATGTCACCTATGAGCTGTTAGGAAAGGGTCGGGAACTCAGCGATGGTTTCTCGGGTGAGCTTGGAGCCGTGCTGATCGGTGAACCATCTCCCCAGGATCTTTTCGGAGCGGCTGATGTGCTCTATTCAATGAGCGGCATGGAGGCCGGTTACTGTGCGCCTCAGTGGGAGATGGCGCTTGGGGAGGTCCTCCGCAGCGCCGATCCGAAGGTGGTTTTGGTCAGCACCGGTACGGTGGGGATCGACTTGGCCGGCGCCCTAGCGACGCAATTTGGTGGTGTACTCGCCTCGTATGTCATCGATGCGGTGATGGAGGAGGGGTCGCTGGTGGTGACCTCGCAGCTCTACGGCGGCAAGTTGTTGTCAGAGGTGGAGATCGACAGCTTTCCAGCTGTGCTCTCGGTCCTCCCCGGGTCATTTGTCTCCGATGCTGGGCGAGTGGCAGGTGAGCCAAGGCGCGAAGTCATTGATGTCGGTGGGTCAGTATCGAGCGCGAAAGGTGTTGCGATTGAGCTTCGCGAGCCCGACAGCAGTGGTGTGGACATCACCGCTGCGCCGCTCCTCGTGTCGGTCGGTCGGGGTATTGGATCGAAGGAGAATGTCGAACTGGTGGCAGAGTTGGCTGAAGCGATGAAGGCACCACTCTCCGCCTCGAGGCCGGTGATTGACCAGGGTTGGTTGCCAAAGCCGCATCAGGTCGGTAAGTCAGGCAAGAAGGTCAAGCCGACGGTCTATCTCGCCTTCGGCATCTCAGGGGCGCCCGAACACCTTGAGGGGATGCGTAGTGCCGATGTGATCATCGCCTGCAACACCGACGCAAAAGCACCGATCTTTGAGGTTGCCCACTACGGCACTACGTTGGATCTCTTCGACCTCGTTCCGGAATTGACTGATCAAGTCGGAGGCTGAGGGTGCTTGTTGGGGTCATAGAGACGAGGAAGATCTTCGGGGGGGAGACCGAGACGGCGAAGATGGTGTTCTATCTTCTTGCCGTTATCGTCCTAGCGATCTTCTTTACCGGCTTCTTTAAGCGAGTCATCGAGTATAACCACGGAAGACGCTCAGCCGCATTCTCCTGGTTGCGAAAACGTGATGCCAGCGACATCCCGGAGGTGTCAGAGCGCCCGAAGTTTGCGAGTTCCTTGGTGACGATCGCGGCCAACAAGACGGTCACCAAGTCCAAAAAAAAGGTTGGAGTGAGCCATCTCCTGCTCTTTTGGGGATTCATTGGGCTCTTTCTCGCGACCTCGATTCTTAGCCTCGACTATGACATCCTTGGCAATGCTTCACGCTTCATCACCGGACATACCTACAGCTTCTTTCAGGGTCCGTTCTATCTAGGCTACAATGCGGTCTTTGACCTGGCTGGGCTGGCGGCGCTGGTGGGAACCATTCTGCTGGCCTATCGGCGCTGGTTTTCGCGCGAGATTGCGCTCGACTACACGCGGGCACAACGTCCAGAGGGGGGGTACTCCAGGGCCAAGATCGTGCTTGGTGATCAGGTCTTTGTTGTGGGTCTCCTTCTGATCCTTATCACGGGGATCCTGATTCAGGGACTGCGCATTGATGGCGAGGGGTTTCCGAGTTTCGAGCGCTGGACGTGGCTCGGTTATCTCGTTGGTAAGGGGCTGGTCTCGCTCGGTGTCGGCTCGGCCGGTGCTCGAGCGATTCATGCCTGGCTGTGGTGGGTTCATGTCGGCATGGCTCTTGCATTTGTTGCCTATATTCCGTGGTCAAAGGCGTGGCATATGTTGGCATCCCCGACCAATCTCGCCGTCAGGGATCTCGCAACGACGAGGCGGATTCCCACTCCACCAGAGGGTAAGACTGGCTATGACTCTATCGATGACTTTACCCCGCGAGAGCTATTGGGCTTTGATTCGTGCACCAAGTGCGGACGCTGTCACGCTGTCTGTCCTGCGCGAACGGCTGGTGCCCCACTCTCACCCCGTGACTTTATTCTGGACCTGCGCCAGTGGGTAGACCGCAGTCGGCACGTCCCTCTTCTCCTCGATACCGAAACTCGCCCCGTGGCGTCGGGACCGCTGCTGACTGATGGAGCACTCGCAGGTGATGTGATCGTGGACAAAACACTCTGGTCATGTACCACGTGTATGGCTTGTGTCGAGATCTGCCCAGTTGGTATCGAACACGTGCCAACCATCGTACAACTCAGACGCTCATTGGTTGATCGAGGAGAGATGGAGCCCACCCTCCAGTCGGCGTTGCAAAATATTGCAACGCAGGGTAACTCCTTTGGTAAGAGTGCCCGCATGCGCGCGCGCTGGACCAAGGGATTGGACTTTCCTATTGTCGATGCACGTAAGGAGCATGTGGAGTATCTGTGGTTCTTGGGCGATTTTGCCTCCTTTGATGAGCGCCTGATGAGTATCTCGCAGACGCTCGCCAAAGTGCTCAACGCCAGTGGGGTCTCGTTTGGGATTCTCTTCGATGATGAGCGTAACGCCGGCAACGATGTACGTCGGGTAGGCGAGGAAGGTCTCTTTGAGATGCTCGTTGAACAGAATATGGCGGCCTTCTCCAAGGCTTCGTTTGATAAGATCTTTACGACGGATCCTCATACGTTCAACACACTTCGCAATGAGTATCCGTCCTTTGGGCTCGACAAACCGGTACTGCACTACTCTGAGTTACTCGCCATCCTCATGTTCACCGAGGAGGTTGCTCCGCGCAGCTTAGGACGCAGGGTGACCTATCACGATCCCTGTTATCTGGGTCGGTACAATCGGATTTTTGACACACCGAGGGCGGTGATCGCTGGACTGGGCTGTGAACTCGTTGAGATGCCACGACATGGAGCAAACTCCTTCTGTTGTGGA
Coding sequences within:
- a CDS encoding sulfurtransferase TusA family protein, with translation MVENPAEILDCTGLQCPLPVIKTSQAIKKLQPGEVLELLATDPGVEPDMNAWTSRTGNELLGITKEGDVFHVLLKRGG
- a CDS encoding DsrE/DsrF/DrsH-like family protein produces the protein MWTGEFEGKVLYVQTHGEDDPGRCATPFFLAASAAAMEVEVGIYFTMYGPQLLKKTVVDKIGPKGDRGQRLSYFVKQATDLGVRLWVCQPSLDLNDLVIEDLIDGVEMIGGAAFNDLAMNADAVVSF
- a CDS encoding 4Fe-4S dicluster domain-containing protein, translating into MPATTLDPYMKRDHVAGHMDVEREEKERLIGQVMADSRFGDYLYGCYECGICVAACPSARFYDFSPRRIAQAAARRDIDLMFQQMQEDIWECSQCFSCLRCPRGNNPGGVITIMREVAVKEGLHSAKDALAGYSRIIYKIMSTGTQVSPDMLQPDAFPDWGPEVKDVSENLDLWRRMLPPETMHTTTTGWKVADRTLVELYVIWLETGALDMIAQVDQGIHMILEEIMEEKLEEEGIEI
- a CDS encoding heterodisulfide reductase-related iron-sulfur binding cluster produces the protein MSDGAVSVILGKKEKFERAPDRRSEDFHERLFELEAEGELVVQRITGDFVEVPTKYGVIKKIQKANLWHHKSCGQCGHIPGYSTSIFWLMRKLGYDYIDPEDQTSCTAWNYYASATSNQAAQAAVAVRNFAAAYETGNFPLIHCGTSYGHYKEVRAELLHDGALRQQVTKVLHRLGKQLVLPEEIIHYSEWLYAVRDEISARAVRDVSGIAVTVHPACHYYKLVEGDAIFDPDVYHGQRTAAVSGLVLALGADLRSYSTFFDCCGFGFRHILVQRDFTRSFATLRKIEVMKEEADPDVVLTHDTGCVTALDKSQFAAQAHERNVGVPVMSEAQFAALAMGAHPFKVAQLHWHSTNYRPLLEKMGIDWEAAWAEFQEDAKRLKSGGQEFLTWADVDA
- a CDS encoding FAD-dependent oxidoreductase, yielding MQERLVVIGGGPAGISAAIAAAELGAPVTVIEKNAYLGGRPIEENYASLTPYLESAEEVMGRLIDQLTSFENVEIRTSSKVVGASRDHAPFELDVLTGSATSKIQAGSVVIATGFTHFDPGRETQLYGYYEFPDVIALQDLEAMLKEGSVTRPSNGETPQRICFVQCVGSRDRQIGNEYCSKVCCGVASKEATEIKLLIPSAEVFIFYIDMRMYGYWENQIYWPAQEKHHVQYVKGIITEVLPKDGKLLVRGEDTTMGRPMEVLMDLVVLSVGMEASPGTRQMAALLGVKQNKYGFIEAAHSPLDTVSTSVAGIYAVGAALGPSDLEDCASSGGLAAAKAVRDLHALA
- a CDS encoding (Fe-S)-binding protein, yielding MPIGGNKQPAGVSELDEAIVTSSLSGREWDVSGSSSRMLHSRVLTDYSAAGFAKIAALEGGNSLEYCFGCGKCVPVCPVDLVSEYGPRKIHRAVQTGFDLFKSDELWKCTTCGNCLRVCPKEVNMIEVMPAVREVAMVEGTIPDELQQVMEKTFRYGNALGENPRRRHAWTKGAGVEVRVLANDPSPVDVLFYVEDYWSYHPRGQQAAQAFARIMSSLNVDFAILGAEEKTLGDSQRLAGEKGLFESLMEEVVDVLAKYQFNRIVTPDPHGFNALKKIYPKYGHTFEAFHYSQLLAPLLDQIDFAGSLDATVTFHDPCYLGRHNGEYEAPRKIIEAIPGVKLLEMGRCRENSYCCGGGGGGMWLDGFNSNQLSERLSERRVREAAATGADILAVACPYEVSRFEDAAKSTGNEGLRVMDIAEMVDIAMRGEDWRS
- a CDS encoding electron transfer flavoprotein subunit beta/FixA family protein, with translation MRIVVAMRQLADLVEELEVSDDGTDIDREFVKFISNEWDEAALEEALTLKDELGATVTVVALDEPDVDQTLYAALAKGADRVVKLTGHDPDTWVRSRERAQRLASFLTGESFDLVLTGVQAADDLDGQLAGILGSLLELPHAAVVVGVEGSDSKVRVTQELGGGLLGVSELDLPAVLGIQAAKQAPRYAPISRIRQAMQTGEIGEHEVELSDSAVQVKVRRLYPPESTGAGATMLKGSPKEVAAEIIEIIKSKGLV
- a CDS encoding electron transfer flavoprotein subunit alpha/FixB family protein, encoding MSVDVLVIAEAVAGEVLDVTYELLGKGRELSDGFSGELGAVLIGEPSPQDLFGAADVLYSMSGMEAGYCAPQWEMALGEVLRSADPKVVLVSTGTVGIDLAGALATQFGGVLASYVIDAVMEEGSLVVTSQLYGGKLLSEVEIDSFPAVLSVLPGSFVSDAGRVAGEPRREVIDVGGSVSSAKGVAIELREPDSSGVDITAAPLLVSVGRGIGSKENVELVAELAEAMKAPLSASRPVIDQGWLPKPHQVGKSGKKVKPTVYLAFGISGAPEHLEGMRSADVIIACNTDAKAPIFEVAHYGTTLDLFDLVPELTDQVGG
- a CDS encoding (Fe-S)-binding protein codes for the protein MLVGVIETRKIFGGETETAKMVFYLLAVIVLAIFFTGFFKRVIEYNHGRRSAAFSWLRKRDASDIPEVSERPKFASSLVTIAANKTVTKSKKKVGVSHLLLFWGFIGLFLATSILSLDYDILGNASRFITGHTYSFFQGPFYLGYNAVFDLAGLAALVGTILLAYRRWFSREIALDYTRAQRPEGGYSRAKIVLGDQVFVVGLLLILITGILIQGLRIDGEGFPSFERWTWLGYLVGKGLVSLGVGSAGARAIHAWLWWVHVGMALAFVAYIPWSKAWHMLASPTNLAVRDLATTRRIPTPPEGKTGYDSIDDFTPRELLGFDSCTKCGRCHAVCPARTAGAPLSPRDFILDLRQWVDRSRHVPLLLDTETRPVASGPLLTDGALAGDVIVDKTLWSCTTCMACVEICPVGIEHVPTIVQLRRSLVDRGEMEPTLQSALQNIATQGNSFGKSARMRARWTKGLDFPIVDARKEHVEYLWFLGDFASFDERLMSISQTLAKVLNASGVSFGILFDDERNAGNDVRRVGEEGLFEMLVEQNMAAFSKASFDKIFTTDPHTFNTLRNEYPSFGLDKPVLHYSELLAILMFTEEVAPRSLGRRVTYHDPCYLGRYNRIFDTPRAVIAGLGCELVEMPRHGANSFCCGAGGGRIWMDDSYLEERPSVNRIKEAQGLGVDYFVVACPKDYAMFSDAVKTVGIEDSLKVIDIVELFAEATEATELVDV